The Urbifossiella limnaea genome has a window encoding:
- a CDS encoding helicase-related protein, whose amino-acid sequence MAEAKRLLALPFSEKDHVDVAIATNMISVGLDITRLGLMVVLGQPKTSAEYIQATSRVGRDVARPGLVVTVLNIHRPRDRSHYERFSCYHETFYRSVEATSVTPFSPRALDRGLAGTVVALARLGLPAMTAPLGAQEILKNRPALDFVIDSLVARAEKMLEDKADAEALRSRVRSRVMDLLDEWSKIAHDYHNDGIALQYQAEAGGAQPLLYTFLDPELKKKPMRHRKFRANRSMRDVEPSVNLWVKTFDNADVEEDGQ is encoded by the coding sequence GTGGCCGAGGCGAAGCGGCTGCTCGCGCTACCGTTTTCGGAGAAGGACCACGTGGACGTGGCGATCGCCACCAACATGATCTCGGTCGGCCTCGACATCACCCGGCTCGGGCTGATGGTGGTGCTGGGACAGCCGAAGACGAGCGCCGAGTACATCCAGGCGACGAGCCGCGTCGGCCGCGACGTCGCCCGCCCGGGGTTGGTAGTGACGGTGCTCAACATCCACCGCCCGCGTGACCGCTCCCACTACGAACGCTTCAGCTGCTACCACGAGACGTTCTACCGCAGCGTCGAGGCCACGAGCGTCACGCCCTTTTCGCCCCGCGCGCTCGACCGCGGGCTGGCCGGCACCGTCGTCGCCCTCGCACGTCTCGGACTGCCCGCGATGACGGCTCCACTTGGGGCGCAAGAGATCCTCAAGAACCGCCCGGCGTTGGACTTCGTCATCGACTCGCTCGTGGCCCGGGCCGAGAAGATGCTGGAGGACAAGGCCGATGCCGAGGCCCTGCGGAGTCGCGTGCGGAGCCGCGTGATGGACCTGCTCGACGAGTGGAGCAAGATCGCGCACGACTACCACAACGACGGGATCGCGCTGCAGTACCAGGCGGAGGCCGGGGGCGCGCAGCCGCTCTTGTACACCTTCCTCGACCCGGAGCTGAAGAAGAAGCCGATGCGGCACCGCAAGTTCCGCGCGAACCGCTCGATGCGGGACGTCGAACCAAGCGTCAACCTGTGGGTGAAGACGTTCGACAACGCCGACGTCGAGGAGGACGGCCAATGA
- a CDS encoding helix-turn-helix domain-containing protein encodes MATWFRPALSADEQVAVLADRDGHPDPVIRRRMLVLWAVHLGHGREDAARLAHVGIATAKRYVLAYRDGGLDGLRRCDRHIPTSELADHADAIRQSLTATPVRTIAEAADRIERLTGLRRGLTQTRTFLAGLGFRWQRTRAVPVPPKSR; translated from the coding sequence ATGGCTACTTGGTTTCGCCCCGCCCTGTCCGCCGACGAGCAGGTGGCCGTCCTCGCCGACCGCGACGGTCACCCCGACCCGGTCATCCGCCGCAGGATGCTCGTCCTGTGGGCCGTCCACCTCGGCCACGGCCGTGAGGACGCCGCCCGCCTCGCCCACGTCGGGATCGCCACCGCCAAGCGGTACGTCCTGGCCTACCGCGACGGCGGGTTGGACGGACTCCGGCGCTGCGACCGCCACATCCCGACGAGCGAACTGGCCGACCACGCCGACGCCATCCGCCAGTCCCTCACCGCCACCCCGGTCCGCACCATCGCCGAGGCCGCCGACCGCATCGAACGCCTGACCGGGCTTCGCCGTGGCCTCACCCAGACCCGCACCTTCCTGGCCGGGCTGGGCTTCCGCTGGCAGCGGACCCGGGCCGTCCCGGTGCCCCCAAAAAGTCGCTGA
- a CDS encoding IS630 family transposase produces MTEHVATQRQFLDTELRPALDAAAAGTAHVLFVDAAHFVYGTYLCCLWSVLRVFVRAASGRQRFNVLGAWDAVTRRLLSVTNTTVVNTDTMCQLLRAIAAEGWVGPVTVVLDNARYQRNKVVQGLAAELSIRLLFLPSYSPNLNLIERLWGFAKRRSVYGKYHPDFASFRAAIEDTLAGIPSTHAEALESLMTLEFQTFEDVSLLAA; encoded by the coding sequence CTGACCGAACACGTCGCCACCCAGCGGCAGTTCCTCGACACCGAACTGCGACCGGCCCTGGACGCGGCCGCCGCCGGCACCGCGCACGTGCTGTTCGTGGACGCCGCCCACTTCGTGTACGGGACGTACCTGTGTTGCCTGTGGTCGGTCCTGCGGGTGTTCGTCCGCGCCGCCAGTGGCCGCCAGCGGTTCAACGTGCTGGGCGCATGGGACGCCGTCACCCGCCGCCTGCTGAGCGTCACCAACACCACCGTGGTGAACACCGACACCATGTGCCAACTGCTCCGGGCCATCGCCGCCGAGGGGTGGGTCGGGCCGGTGACGGTGGTGCTGGACAACGCGCGGTATCAGCGGAACAAGGTGGTGCAGGGGCTCGCGGCGGAGTTGTCCATCCGCCTGCTGTTCCTGCCCAGCTACTCACCCAACCTGAACCTGATCGAGCGCCTGTGGGGGTTCGCCAAGCGGCGGAGCGTGTACGGCAAGTACCACCCCGACTTCGCCTCCTTCCGAGCGGCCATCGAAGACACCCTGGCGGGCATCCCGTCCACCCACGCCGAAGCGCTCGAATCCCTCATGACGCTGGAGTTTCAGACGTTCGAGGACGTATCACTCCTGGCCGCGTAA
- a CDS encoding glycosyltransferase family 4 protein, producing MARVLIATDAWHPQVNGVVRSLDTTAQVLRQWGHTVEVVEPTAFASVAVPFYPEIRLAIPRPGRVYDRVRRFRPDHVHIATEGPLGLLVRHFCRRRGWNFSTSYHTRFPEYLKELARVPLWPTYRFLRWFHDAAGTMMVATPSLEKELTARGFRAPIRRWSRGVDLGIFRPRPKPEAYPRPVMLYVGRVSHEKNIEDFLKLDAPGTKLVVGDGPARAELERKYPAAIFLGYRKGEALGEAYAAADVFVFPSRTDTFGIVVIEALASGLPVAAYPATGPIDIITRDALGAVDQDLGTAVRRALSAGDPAACAAEGASYTWERCTRQFFENLVPVG from the coding sequence ATGGCCCGCGTTCTGATCGCCACCGACGCCTGGCACCCGCAGGTGAACGGCGTCGTCCGCTCGCTCGACACCACCGCGCAAGTGCTGCGCCAGTGGGGGCACACGGTCGAGGTCGTCGAGCCGACGGCGTTTGCGTCGGTCGCGGTGCCGTTCTACCCGGAAATCCGACTGGCGATCCCGCGGCCGGGGCGGGTGTACGACCGGGTGCGGCGGTTCCGGCCGGACCACGTCCACATCGCCACGGAGGGGCCGCTGGGGCTGCTGGTTCGCCACTTCTGCCGCCGCCGGGGGTGGAATTTCAGCACATCGTACCACACCCGCTTCCCGGAGTACCTGAAGGAGTTGGCCCGGGTGCCGCTGTGGCCGACGTACCGCTTCCTCCGCTGGTTCCACGACGCCGCCGGCACGATGATGGTGGCGACGCCGAGCCTGGAGAAGGAGCTGACCGCCCGCGGCTTCCGCGCCCCGATCCGGCGCTGGAGCCGCGGCGTCGATCTGGGCATCTTCCGCCCGCGGCCGAAGCCCGAGGCGTACCCGCGGCCGGTGATGCTGTACGTCGGCCGGGTGTCGCACGAGAAGAACATCGAGGACTTTCTGAAGCTCGACGCGCCCGGCACCAAGCTCGTGGTCGGCGACGGCCCGGCGCGGGCGGAGCTGGAGCGGAAGTACCCGGCGGCGATATTCCTCGGCTACCGCAAGGGCGAGGCGCTCGGCGAGGCGTACGCGGCGGCGGACGTGTTCGTGTTCCCGAGCCGCACCGACACGTTCGGCATCGTGGTGATCGAGGCGCTGGCGAGCGGCCTGCCGGTGGCGGCGTACCCGGCGACGGGGCCGATCGACATCATCACCCGCGACGCGCTCGGGGCGGTCGATCAGGATTTGGGAACGGCGGTGCGGCGGGCGCTCAGCGCCGGCGACCCTGCGGCGTGCGCCGCGGAGGGCGCGAGCTACACCTGGGAGCGCTGCACGCGGCAGTTCTTCGAGAACCTGGTGCCGGTGGGATAA